The following DNA comes from Sediminitomix flava.
TCAATCACATATCGATACAATTCAAGCACGCATCAAAGCAGAAGCTGAACTACGTAAAAAGTTCCAAGCACAAGAAGTACCCGATACGGGTAATAAAGAACCCTTGAAAGAGCGAAAGGCCAAAGGTGAAGATGAAGAGCTAACTTCAGACACAGAGGTTGACGAACTTCCCGATGATGGTGAAAGAGTAACTGACGAACAAGAAACGGACATTCAAAAGACCAAAGAGCTTGAACGCCCCGAAGATGCAGAAGGAGCAGAACTAAAAGAAGTCGATGCTTCAAAAGTGCTAATGGAAAAGATTTCTGCTGAGCCTCAAGAATTTCTGAGACGCAGATTTAAGCTCCAAAAAGAAAAGTATTATCCAACGGTAAAAGAAGGAAAAGAAACATGGTGAGATACATACTTATAGCATTGTGTTTTTGTCTATCAGTTCAAGGAAAAGCACAGAAAAAGCCACATACATTCGCAAAAGTAAAAGTCAATAAAAAGTCTGTTTACGAGCAAGAACCTCTGAAAGCAACCGTGAAGGTTTATTCGAGCACTTGGTTTACAGATGACCTTGACATGAGCGACCTTCAAGTAAAAAATGCTTTTGCAGTTCCTTTCAAAAGAACAATGGGAGGTACTGAAGTGGTAAACGGAAAGCAATATACAACCTTGGAATTTTTCTGTCTGATCTATCCGTATAAGGCTGGAAAAACAGAAATTCCCCCAATGAAAGTGACGACTTCATGCCCTCCCGAAGGAGATTACAAAGGCGTTCCGATAGTTGTTTATACAAATGCAATTCCTTTTACGGTAAAACCTGTACCCAAAGAAGTCAAGAAAGACGATTGGGTCGTAGCTCAAAATATTACGTTGAGTGAATCATGGAATACATCCTTGAAGAATTTGAAACAAGGCGATGTCATTGAACGAACCATCAATATAAATGCGGCAGGAACACTGCCAAGTTTCATACCTCCTCTTGAAGTACCCGAAGTAGAAGGAATTTCTGTTTACCCTAAATCGGCAAAGGTTAAAGAGACAAAAACCAATACAGGAATTAGTGGTAAACGAATCGAAAAGGTATCCATTCTTTTGGAAGAAGAAGGTGAAGTCACTTTACCAGAAATACAGGTAAGTTGGTGGAATCCTTATTTGCAAAAGCGTTATTCAAAGACACTCCCTTCCAAGAAATTGACGGTGAAAGCTAACCCTGATTTGGGTATGATGCTCAGTTTAAGAGATAGTCTAAATGCACAAA
Coding sequences within:
- a CDS encoding BatD family protein, which gives rise to MVRYILIALCFCLSVQGKAQKKPHTFAKVKVNKKSVYEQEPLKATVKVYSSTWFTDDLDMSDLQVKNAFAVPFKRTMGGTEVVNGKQYTTLEFFCLIYPYKAGKTEIPPMKVTTSCPPEGDYKGVPIVVYTNAIPFTVKPVPKEVKKDDWVVAQNITLSESWNTSLKNLKQGDVIERTININAAGTLPSFIPPLEVPEVEGISVYPKSAKVKETKTNTGISGKRIEKVSILLEEEGEVTLPEIQVSWWNPYLQKRYSKTLPSKKLTVKANPDLGMMLSLRDSLNAQIDTSSSSEKAEQEVFLIFGYKPWKVALVAIISVLFLIFLFKRIKRAIYAFRERRKEYKKSEAYWYLKMRMAVRKNPKEFLTITYLWLLKWTDKDQHPSYYTLKKFAGATVDDDGVPFVNTIYTDRIPNASRPKLIKDLKARRKMLLIQKKGSRSKFGLKPLNINE